The segment AGCAGGAAACTAGTGCAAGCAAAATCAGAAAGGTACAACTACGCATAGGTTAGTTTTTTATAAATTTTCCCAGTTCACGGTTCCAGACTAACTGAACCGTTCGCTTCAGTGCCGGTGAAAGAACATCATAGTAATCGGCTGCTATAAAATTATCCACGGTTGATTCCGCATGTATCTTCACCACCATGGTTGTTCCGAAGCGTGGTAGGACATACTCAAATATAACCCGCTGGTACTGCGCTGCGGGTAAAGGTTTTGTTTTATCCCAAAAATCAGAAAAGCCAACAGCGGGCAAAACCTGTTGCGTAACGTCTGTCCACACGCCATTACTGAATGTGTAAAACCGGGTCAGGCTTTCCGGGCTGCCCGCTCCACCATCATTATAGTACCGGTAGGCAAACACTTTTGATTTGTCGGCTTTAACAAAATAGGTAAAGGTGTTTTCTGCCGGCACACCAAATGCCCGGCATTCAATAAACAAGAAAGCATTTTTTAAATCGGTTAAAATACTGTCAGCACAAACCGGAGTTGAACTGAAGTCCTCATGTTTATGCGGAAACCTATCGTACCACTCGCGAATGGTTTGCGCATGCCCTGATGCCATCATGGCATGTGCTACAATTAGTACAAGTATTCTCATAGAAAGCGATTCAAGATAGGACAACTCGAAGGTGCTAAATTGTAAAAATGCGAAGTGCAAGCTTTCATTACCTTTGTCAACATGGCCGGCATCCTCATCGAACTTCACTACCTCCCCACCCTCGCCTGGTTCAGTATGGTACTAAAACATGATGCGATCATCCTGGAAAAGCATGAACACTTTGTAAAACAATCCTTTCGCAACCGGTGCACCATCCTTGCGGCCAATGGAGTACAAACCCTAACAGTGCCCCTTACCGAAAAGCAAGGTAAGGTTGCCATAAAGGATGTTAAAATTGATTATACCCAAAAGTGGTTGAACAACCACTGGCGCACCATCACTACAGCCTACCGCAATGCCCCATACTTTGAACATTATGCTGATGATCTTCATGACAATCTTTTCAAACAACCGGCTTTTTTATACGACCTTAATTATAATTTGCTGACAATGTGTCTTGGCTGGTTAAGAATTCAACTTCCCATAATGGAGACTTCAACCTATCAAAAATTACCCGAAAGCGGGATTACAGATTTCAGGAACACCTTGATTGCAAAAAAACCAGAAACGCTAGACAATTATTATCGTCCCGTTCCATATGCCCAGGTATTTGGCAAAGCGTTTGTGAAGCACCTAAGCATTGTTGACTTGATTGTTTGCCAGGGGCCAACAGCCCGGCAATTTGTTGAAGCAACAGCAACCGGGAAATGAACAAATTAAAAAGCCGGGGTGTTTTTTAGTACTGCATGCCAGAAAGCCCCAAAATGCTTGCTGAACTGCATAAAATCCCATTGAAAAGTTTACATTTACACTAATAATATTCCACAAACTGCATGGAAGCCAAATTCTCCAACCGCGTTAAAGAAGTGATATCCCTGAGCCGTGAAGAAGCTTTACGGTTGGGCCATGATTATATCGGTACGGAACACCTGCTTCTCGGGTTAATCCGCGAGGGTGAAGGTGTAGCCGTTGGGGTGCTTAAGAAGTTAGGGGTTCCTATGGACGCTTTGCGTGGCGAAATTGAAAAAATCTCGAAAGGAACAGCCACACATGAAATTAAAAACCTGGCCAACATACCGTTAACAAAAGCCTCGGAAAAAGTATTGAAGATCACCTACCTGGAAGCCAAGATTTTCAAGGCGCAGTTAATTGGTACAGAACACTTGTTGCTATCCATCCTGCGCGATGCCGATAACCTGGCCACGCAAATCCTCAGCAAGTTTGATGTTAACTACGAAACCGTAAAAGAAATGCTTGAATATCAACACGAAGGGCCACAAGCCGCTTCGGACACCGATGACCCGGACGATGATTCATCGCGCATTTTTGGAGGCGGTGCCGGTGCTGGAGGAAAAGAAAAGAAAGGAACAGAAAAATCGCGCACACCTGTGCTCGACAACTTTGGGCGTGACCTTACCCGGTTGGCCGAAGATGGGAAACTTGACCCTATTGTCGGCCGCGAAAAAGAAATTGAACGCGTAGCACAAATATTAAGCCGCAGAAAGAAAAACAACCCGATATTAATTGGTGAGCCAGGCGTTGGTAAAACCGCTATCGCTGAAGGCCTTGCCCTGAGGATTGTGCAGAAAAAAGTATCGCGGGTATTGTTCGGCAAGCGCGTGGTAACACTTGACCTCGCATCATTAGTTGCCGGAACAAAATACCGGGGCCAGTTTGAAGAACGGATGAAAGCCGTAATGAATGAACTGGAAAAATCTCCGGATGTGATTCTGTTCATTGATGAATTGCACACCATTGTTGGTGCTGGTGGGGCTTCCGGCTCGCTGGATGCTTCCAACATGTTTAAACCTGCCCTGGCCCGCGGAGAGATCCAATGCATTGGCGCAACCACATTAGACGAGTATCGTCAATACATTGAAAAAGATGGTGCCCTGGCCAGAAGGTTTCAAATGGTGATGGTCGATTCTACCACGGTAGAAGAAACCATTCAAATCCTGGAAAACATTAAAGAGAAATATGAAGATCACCATCACGTGATCTACACACCGGAAGCACTTGCCTCTTGTGTTAAGTTATCCGACCGCTATATAAGCGATCGCTTCCTGCCGGATAAAGCCATTGACGTAATGGACGAGGCCGGGGCCCGTGTTCACATCAATAACATTCACGTGCCGGAAGACATCGTTAAGCTGGAGGAGGCCATAGAAGATGTGAAGAAAGAAAAGAATCGTGTGGTGAAAAGCCAAAAATATGAAGAGGCTGCCCAACTGCGCGACAAAGAGAAAAAACTACTCGAGCAATTAGACATTGCCAAAGCGAAGTGGGAAGAAAAAACCCGTACTGAGAAATATACTGTTAACGAAGACAATGTAGCTGATGTAATCGCCATGATGACGGGTATACCCACCAAGCGCATTGCACAAAAAGAAAGCAATAAGTTGCTGGGCATGGGCGAGGAACTTAGTGGCAGAGTAATCGGACAAGAAGAAGCCATTAAAAAATTAACCAAAGCCATTCAGCGTACGCGCGTAGGGTTGAAAGACCCGAAGAAACCAATCGGTTCATTCATCTTCCTCGGTCCTACCGGTGTAGGTAAAACCGAATTGGCTAAAGTGTTGGCCACTTACCTGTTCGATAAAGAAGATTCACTCATCCGCATCGACATGAGTGAATACATGGAGAAATTTTCTGTATCGCGCTTAGTAGGTGCCCCTCCAGGCTATGTTGGATACGAAGAAGGCGGACAACTTACCGAAAAAGTCAGGCGCAAACCATATTCCGTAGTTCTGCTTGACGAAATAGAAAAAGCCCACCCGGATGTATTCAACATATTGTTACAAGTGCTGGATGATGGGATCCTAACCGATGGTTTAGGAAGGCGCGTTGACTTCCGTAACACCATCATTATCATGACGTCCAATATCGGTGTTCGCGATTTGAAAGACTTTGGTACCGGCATTGGTTTTGCCACAGCCGCCAAGCGTGAAAACGAAGAAGAGGCAATGAAGTCGACCATACAAAATGCCTTGAAACGTGTTTTCAGTCCGGAGTTCCTCAACCGGTTAGATGATGTGATTGTGTTTAACTCACTGCAGCGCGAGCACATCCATAAGATTATTGACATTACCTTGAAAAAGGTATTCGACAGAATAAACGCATTGGGCTACACGGTTGAACTTACCGATAAAGCCAAAGATTTTCTTTCGGACAAAGGCTACGACCACCAGTTTGGTGCCCGGCCGCTGAACCGGGCCATTACCAAATACCTGGAAGACCCCGTAGCGGAAGAAATCCTGAAAGGCGAAATTGAAGAAGGTGGCACCATTATAGCTGATTATAGCGGTGAGGGTGACCAGCTTACGCTGAAAGTAAAAAAACCAAAGGCAGCATCGAAGAAAGATTGATTCAAAAAAGCGGGGCAACCCGCTTTTTTATTTTAAGATCATTCAATTTCATTAGTATGCGAAAAACGTTTACCTACAAACAACTTAATACAGGAAATATACGAGACGTATTTCCATTGCTCTGTCCTGTGCGTGAAGCAGATTGGCTGGATGGATGGAGGTACTCTATGATTCACTCGGTCTCCGGTTTGATCGAACAAGGTTGTGTGTTTACTACACCTCATCATGGCCAATCACAAACGGTTTGGTATGTAACCCAACATGACCCGATTAACTATAACGTTGAGTTTGTTCGTGTTACACCTGAAGAAGCAGCGGTAAAGATTACTATTGCGCTTGAAGCCATTGATAACGATACAACACAAGCGCATATAACTTATGAGTACACAGGTTTAAGTGATGGTCAAAATCATTTTATTGAAACAAAGCTGGCGGATGAATTTGAAAAATCGATGAACTGGTGGGAGAAAGCAATCAATCACTACCTGAAAACTGGAGAGAAATTGTTAAAAAAATAGTTTGTAGTGGTTAATACCCTCCAAAATACTTTCGCAAAAACCATTCTGCGCCAATAAGCAACAGCAGCACGAAGAAAATCCATTTCAGGTTGATAAGCGAATCGTAACGTTCTTCACTTCGGATTATACTTCGCGCCTCCTTTTGGGTCAACTCTTTTTTAAGTAGCTCTGTTTGATTCGCTGTATAGAATTTTCCTCCGGTTCCCTGCGATAATCTCCTGAGTAAATCAAAATCGGCTGTAAGGTTTTGTAATTCCAATTGTTGAGCGGCAATCATAAATTGCCCACGCACTTCTTCCTTCTGGTTGTTGATCACAGTAGCTGACCGATACCGATATACACCTTCTTTTAAACCATCAATGGCGTATCGGTTATTTCCCGGACTCAATACATAATTGTATTGGTTCTTCTTCCCATGCTCATCGGTAACTTCCAACTCAATAGTGTTACCATAGATGGGCTCATAAATGTCATTGTAAACCTGGCTCTCAAAAACCACAGACTCAGTATCGGAAAACTGTTGCTGAGTGGTATAGCTTCTGAATTTTCGCTTATCATCAACTGTGCTTAAAAACTGAATCAATTTACCCATCAGTTCATCAAAAGCTTCTGTTTTTTCTGTTTTCGAAAATTCATGTAACCGCCATCGCCACAACCCTTCGCCAAGCATTACACCAACTTTGCGTGATTCATCCGTATGTACAAACAAGAGTGGCTTTTCGGTAATGAGGCTACCTACACGCTGAAACAAAAGAACTGACGCATCGGGTGGAATAACGGCCTTACCAAAATGTACCTGAACGGGCGGAAAACCAGAAAAAATTGAATTAGCCTCTGCGGAGACATTGAAGTTTGTAAACGAGGGATTAATAACCGGGGTAACTTCATCGAATTGTCTTGGTGGTTGTTCATACGATAAAGGCAACTGTTGTTGAGCAATTTGATTCAAATCACTGGACGCTCCGAGTACAAGAAAAAGTGATGTTCTGCTTTTGGCAAAGCGCTGAAACACTTCACGTGCACGTCCGCGATTATCCGGAACCTGGTGAAAAATTGCCACATCAATATTTTCTGGCTGAAGATTTACAGAAGGAGTTTCTTCCACCCCGGGAACATGAAGAAGGAACTCAAGATTCGAGTTTTGCTCAACCACAGTCCGTAATGCCTTTATATCCGGATGAGGAGCGGCCGAAACGACTAATATTTTCTTTCTTCCTTCAACAACCTCAATGAAAATTGTTGCCCGGTTATTTTTGATGTTGCGTTCTGATTCTTTAGGTTCTACCTGAATATCCCATCGCTGAATTCCGGCTTCGACCGCTAATGGCTGAAACTCGAAGGTCAACACTCCATCCGCCTGAACAAGCTGATTCTTGCGCTCAACCACATTTCCTTTGTGTTGAAGTGAAACAGAAATGTTTTCACCCGGAAATCCTTTAACAAATACTTCAACCCGAATGGGAAATTTATTTCCCTGGTAAGCTATCTTGTTATACAGAATATTTCTGATCATCAGATCGGCACGCGGTGTTGTATCACCGATACCAATCGTGTAAACCGGAAAGTTATAATTACCATAAACCGGTGACAGTCCGGCATTATAAATTCCATCCGATACAAAAACAGTTCCCGCCAGACTTCTTCCCTCAAAACGATTCGAAATAGCTCGCAGTGATTCGTGTATGTTGGTGGCCTGCGCATTGAAGTTTTCATCAACACTATCTCCGCCTGAAAAATTTGTAAGCTGCGTTTCATAGCCGGCATCTTCAAGGGATGTTTGTATGCTCTTTAAATGCGAAGCAAGTGCCATTCTTGAAGTGGAATCAACAGTTTCTTTTATGGAAAGTGAATTATCCTGAAGGATAACAAAAACAGGTTTTTCAATTACATTTTGAATTTGCTTGATAATGGGGCCCAGCAGAAAAAAAGTAAGAAAGAATACAACCAATGCACGGAAACCAAATAAAATCCAGTTCATCCATTTTCCCCACGGATGATGACTGGTGTACAACAACCAGGCATAACCAAGCCCGGTGGCCAGACAAAGAATAACAAAAACCGATGGCGACTCAAATATTAGTTGCTTCATTTCACTCGCTCAAAATTCCAACACAAGATTGATCATATTTGCTTCAATAACCATACTTTTCTTTCCAGCGGTCGCGTAAATATTTTCTTAACTCCTCTTCGCGTACATTTTTACCCGGTTCATAAAATTTAGTTCCAGAAATTGCTTCAGGAAGAAATTCCATATTTGCAAAATTGCCTTCAAAACTGTGTGCGTACTGGTATCCCTTTCCATAACCCAGGTCCTTCATCAATTTGGTGGGTGTATTCCGGATCGACAGCGGCACCGGTAAGTCTCCGGTTTCATTCACTACTCGAATGGCCTCTTCAATGGCCATGTAACTGGCATTGCTTTTTGGCGAACTGGCCAGGTACACCGCACATTGCGCAAGTATAATGCGTGCTTCCGGGTAGCCGATCATGGTCACAGCTTGAAACGTATTGGTGGCCATAACCAAAGCCGTAGGGTTAGCATTGCCAATATCCTCCGAGGCCAGGATGACCATTCTGCGGGCTATGAATTTTACATCTTCCCCACCCTCTACCATACGGGCCAGGTAGTAAACAGCAGCATTGGGATCGCTGCCGCGTATGGATTTGATAAATGCAGAAATAATATCATAGTGTTGCTCACCACTCTTATCATAAATGGCAATCTTCTTTTGAGCAACGGTGGTAGCCAGTTCATTGGTGATTACCACTTTCCCGGAAGGTTCAGCGTCAACCACCAACTCCAATAAGTTCAGTACTTTCCGGGCATCGCCTCCGGAAAGCTGAAAGAGTGCAGCATGCTCCTTTAATTCAACCTGTCGTTTTTTCAATTGCTCATCATGCGCTAACGCATGATTTACCAACCTGAGCAAATCCTTTTCATCCAGTGGTTTAAGTGTGTACACCTGGCATCGCGAAAGCAATGCTGAGTTCACTTCAAAGGATGGGTTTTCGGTTGTTGCACCTATTAACGTAATTATACCTTTCTCAACAGCGCCAAGCAATGCATCTTGTTGCGATTTGTTAAATCGATGAATTTCATCAATAAATAAAATCGACTTTCCTGATAGTCTTGCCTTTTCGATTACTTCCCGCACATCTTTCACTCCGGCACTAACAGCACTTAACGTATAAAACGGTTTTTTCACCTCATGAGCAATAATATTGGCGATGGTTGTTTTGCCAACACCCGGTGGTCCCCACAAAATCATAGACGGAATGTTGCCCAACTGTATCGCCTTACGAATTATACCACCAGCACCAACAAGATGCTCTTGCCCCACCAGGTCATCCAATGTGGATGGCCGCATGCGTTCCGCCAACGGTTGGTTTGCCTGAAAAATCATTACAACAATATTAGTGTTACCAACGCATTAATCACGAATGCGAATGTGATGCAAAAGAAAAATATCCAGATTACGGAAAAGAATTTCAGAATGGTTTTGAAGCGTGATTGGCCGTAGACCCTGCGCATGGCTTTGTATAAATAAAAATTGACGTACAGGAAAATAAAAAAGTTGATCCATTCAAGCCAACTCACCAACGAAAACAATAAACCGAAAATTCCCGCCAGAAAAAGAAAATCGTAAAAGAAAACGGTAAACACCAGGTGCTCGGAATAATAAAAATCT is part of the Cyclobacteriaceae bacterium genome and harbors:
- a CDS encoding ATP-dependent Clp protease ATP-binding subunit; amino-acid sequence: MEAKFSNRVKEVISLSREEALRLGHDYIGTEHLLLGLIREGEGVAVGVLKKLGVPMDALRGEIEKISKGTATHEIKNLANIPLTKASEKVLKITYLEAKIFKAQLIGTEHLLLSILRDADNLATQILSKFDVNYETVKEMLEYQHEGPQAASDTDDPDDDSSRIFGGGAGAGGKEKKGTEKSRTPVLDNFGRDLTRLAEDGKLDPIVGREKEIERVAQILSRRKKNNPILIGEPGVGKTAIAEGLALRIVQKKVSRVLFGKRVVTLDLASLVAGTKYRGQFEERMKAVMNELEKSPDVILFIDELHTIVGAGGASGSLDASNMFKPALARGEIQCIGATTLDEYRQYIEKDGALARRFQMVMVDSTTVEETIQILENIKEKYEDHHHVIYTPEALASCVKLSDRYISDRFLPDKAIDVMDEAGARVHINNIHVPEDIVKLEEAIEDVKKEKNRVVKSQKYEEAAQLRDKEKKLLEQLDIAKAKWEEKTRTEKYTVNEDNVADVIAMMTGIPTKRIAQKESNKLLGMGEELSGRVIGQEEAIKKLTKAIQRTRVGLKDPKKPIGSFIFLGPTGVGKTELAKVLATYLFDKEDSLIRIDMSEYMEKFSVSRLVGAPPGYVGYEEGGQLTEKVRRKPYSVVLLDEIEKAHPDVFNILLQVLDDGILTDGLGRRVDFRNTIIIMTSNIGVRDLKDFGTGIGFATAAKRENEEEAMKSTIQNALKRVFSPEFLNRLDDVIVFNSLQREHIHKIIDITLKKVFDRINALGYTVELTDKAKDFLSDKGYDHQFGARPLNRAITKYLEDPVAEEILKGEIEEGGTIIADYSGEGDQLTLKVKKPKAASKKD
- a CDS encoding replication-associated recombination protein A encodes the protein MIFQANQPLAERMRPSTLDDLVGQEHLVGAGGIIRKAIQLGNIPSMILWGPPGVGKTTIANIIAHEVKKPFYTLSAVSAGVKDVREVIEKARLSGKSILFIDEIHRFNKSQQDALLGAVEKGIITLIGATTENPSFEVNSALLSRCQVYTLKPLDEKDLLRLVNHALAHDEQLKKRQVELKEHAALFQLSGGDARKVLNLLELVVDAEPSGKVVITNELATTVAQKKIAIYDKSGEQHYDIISAFIKSIRGSDPNAAVYYLARMVEGGEDVKFIARRMVILASEDIGNANPTALVMATNTFQAVTMIGYPEARIILAQCAVYLASSPKSNASYMAIEEAIRVVNETGDLPVPLSIRNTPTKLMKDLGYGKGYQYAHSFEGNFANMEFLPEAISGTKFYEPGKNVREEELRKYLRDRWKEKYGY
- a CDS encoding WbqC family protein, whose product is MAGILIELHYLPTLAWFSMVLKHDAIILEKHEHFVKQSFRNRCTILAANGVQTLTVPLTEKQGKVAIKDVKIDYTQKWLNNHWRTITTAYRNAPYFEHYADDLHDNLFKQPAFLYDLNYNLLTMCLGWLRIQLPIMETSTYQKLPESGITDFRNTLIAKKPETLDNYYRPVPYAQVFGKAFVKHLSIVDLIVCQGPTARQFVEATATGK